One window of Vitis riparia cultivar Riparia Gloire de Montpellier isolate 1030 chromosome 5, EGFV_Vit.rip_1.0, whole genome shotgun sequence genomic DNA carries:
- the LOC117914318 gene encoding pentatricopeptide repeat-containing protein At1g62350-like → MECTVMGFLKFQLPQLRFPQNPQTHKPQFPKIICGLRGGPRKPLWRSRVLSTEAIQAVQSLKLAKSSIKLEEVFSSRVSRLLKSDLLDTLAELQRQGELDLTLKVFEFIRKEVWYKPDLSLYSDMIMILGKKKLIEMAEGLFSELKKEGLEPDTRVYTEMIGAYLQVGMTEKAMEMYGLMKASGCAPDKLTLTILIRNLENAGEEELAAGVKKECEEYVDYPKKFLEEIEKKYPKRRSINLV, encoded by the exons ATGGAGTGTACTGTAATGGGCTTTCTCAAATTTCAACTTCCCCAATTGAGATTCCCCCAAAACCCACAAACCCATAAACCCCAATTCCCAAAAATCATCTGCGGTTTGAGGGGTGGACCCAGGAAGCCCTTGTGGAGGTCAAGGGTGCTGTCCACAGAAGCCATACAAGCTGTTCAATCTCTCAAGTTGGCCAAATCTTCCATTAAATTGGAGGAGGTTTTCAGTAGCAGGGTCAGCAGGCTCTTGAAGTCTGATTTGTTGGATACATTGGCCGAGTTACAGAGGCAAGGTGAATTGGACTTAACCCTAAAG GTGTTTGAATTCATCCGGAAGGAAGTATGGTACAAACCAGATCTATCCCTGTACTCTGATATGATTATGATTCTGGGAAAGAAGAAACTGATTGAAATGGCTGAAGGGCTTTTCTCTGAACTAAAGAAGGAAGGCTTGGAACCTGATACAAGGGTTTATACTGAGATGATTGGAGCGTATCTGCAAGTGGGTATGACAGAGAAGGCAATGGAGATGTATGGGTTGATGAAGGCTTCAGGCTGTGCTCCAGACAAATTGACCTTAACTATTTTGATCAGAAACCTCGAGAACGCCGGAGAAGAAGAGCTTGCTGCAGGTGTAAAGAAGGAATGTGAGGAGTACGTCGATTATCCTAAGAAATTCCttgaagaaatagaaaagaaatat CCAAAAAGACGGTCGATCAACCTTGTTTGA
- the LOC117914042 gene encoding DNA-directed RNA polymerases II and V subunit 8A-like, whose protein sequence is MENTLFGDIFKVIQIDPDGKKFDKVSRIEAQSEQLDMYMQLDVNTEIYPMHAGEKFAMSLASTLDLDGTPDTGYYTQAGRKSLADKFEYVMHGKLYKISEEGSGPNVKGVIYVSFGGLLMMLSGDPANTAKLDLDQRVFLLIRKV, encoded by the exons ATGGAGAATACTCTTTTTGGGGACATATTTAAGGTCATTCAAATTGACCCAGATGGGAAAAAGTTTGACAAAG TTTCGCGCATTGAAGCCCAGAGTGAGCAGCTTGACATGTACATGCAGCTTGATGTGAATACTGAGATATATCCTATGCATGCTGGGGAGAAATTTGCAATGTCATTAGCCTCCACACTGGATTTGGATGGAACACCTGACACCGGCTATTATACTCAG GCTGGGCGGAAGTCACTTGCAGACAAATTTGAGTATGTGATGCACGGGAAATTATATAAGATCTCAGAGGAAGGCTCAGGACCCAATGTCAAAGG GGTGATATATGTTTCATTTGGGGGACTGCTGATGATGCTGAGCGGAGACCCTGCGAATACTGCCAAGTTGGACCTTGATCAGAGGGTGTTCCTTCTCATAAGGAAGGTCTAG
- the LOC117914017 gene encoding membrane-associated 30 kDa protein, chloroplastic-like isoform X1 — MPLNSQIITGMPLASAPASSTSDSVCVVGQPLTSSFFNGGVRVLKVRGARVANSNRSQCSRHGARMSLLDRFARVVKSYANAIISSMEDPEKILEQTVLEMNDDLIKMRQATAQVLASQKRLENKYKAAQQASEDWYRKAQFALEKGDEDLAREALKRRKSYADNASALKAQFDQQKNVIENLVSNTRLLESKIQEAKSKKDTLKARAQSAKTASKVNEMLGNVNTSNALAAFEKMEEKVLTMESQAEALGQLTSDELDGKFALLESSSVDDDLANLKKELSGSSKGLSSLIFLFLFRFGSNRKVSFHLEEHLLAAQAWHCHFKTLKLRGSSMN, encoded by the exons ATGCCCCTGAATTCACAGATAATTACCGGGATGCCCTTGGCGTCTGCACCAGCTTCTTCGACCTCTGACAGCGTCTGTGTCGTTGGGCAACCTCTGACGTCGTCGTTTTTCAATGGTGGAG TGAGAGTTCTAAAAGTTAGGGGAGCACGGGTTGCTAATTCCAATCGATCCCAATGTAGTAGACATGGTGCTCGAATGAGCCTTTTGGATCGATTTGCTAGAGTTGTCAAG TCATATGCAAATGCAATCATTAGTTCCATGGAAGACCCGGAGAAGATCTTAGAACAAACTGTGCTTGAAATGAATGATGACTTGATAAAAATGCGTCAGGCCACAGCACAA GTATTGGCATCTCAAAAGcgattggaaaataaatataaagcgGCACAACAAGCTTCTGAAGATTG GTACCGTAAGGCTCAATTTGCTCTTGAAAAAGGAGATGAGGATCTTGCACGGGAAGCTTTGAAGAGGCGTAAGTCTTATGCT GATAATGCTAGTGCTTTGAAAGCTCAATTTGATCAACAGAAGAATGTCATTGAAAATCTCGTCTCCAATACACGG CTTTTGGAGAGCAAGATACAGGAAGCAAAATCAAAAAAAGATACCTTGAAAGCACGTGCTCAGTCTGCCAA GACTGCAAGCAAAGTGAATGAGATGTTGGGGAATGTCAATACAAGTAATGCACTTGCAGCTTTTGaaaagatggaagaaaaag tGTTGACAATGGAGTCCCAAGCAGAGGCACTGGGCCAGTTAACTTCTGATGAACTTGACGGAAAG TTTGCATTGTTAGAAAGCTCTTCAGTTGATGATGATCTTGCAAACTTGAAGAAAGAACTATCTGGTAGCTCAAAG GGACTTAGctctcttatttttttgttcctgTTTCGGTTTGGTTCCAATAGAAAGGTGAGCTTCCACCTGGAAGAGCATCTGTTAGCAGCACAAGCATGGCATTGCCATTTCAAGACACTGAAGTTGAGAGGGAGCTCAATGAATTGA
- the LOC117915314 gene encoding probable E3 ubiquitin-protein ligase RNF144A, giving the protein MGNLLQKNSQKHQEDEEEDDDSTLACEICIEPISSNKKFKNNHNCTHSFCMDCMASYIQVKVEDQYVPDVACPALDCGHLLDPLHYLPILPAKLFTKWSDLLCEKVVLLGFERCYCPNQTCSVLIVNECGGNVRRSKCPNCKKLFCFQCKSPWHSGYRCDEREEMRDVNDMLFGELVETKKWSRCPSCGHCVELVEGCPNVSCKFVFSF; this is encoded by the coding sequence ATGGGAAACTTGTTACAGAAAAATTCACAGAAACACcaggaagatgaagaagaagatgatgattcaACCCTCGCCTGTGAGATATGCATTGAACCCATTTCATCAAACAAGAAGTTCAAGAACAACCACAACTGTACTCACTCTTTCTGCATGGACTGCATGGCCAGCTACATTCAAGTCAAGGTTGAAGACCAGTACGTCCCCGATGTAGCATGCCCTGCCTTAGACTGTGGCCATCTCTTAGACCCTCTCCATTACCTGCCTATCCTTCCGGCAAAACTCTTCACTAAGTGGTCCGACCTCCTCTGCGAGAAGGTGGTCCTTCTAGGGTTTGAAAGATGCTACTGCCCTAACCAAACTTGCTCAGTGTTGATAGTGAATGAGTGTGGGGGGAATGTTAGGAGATCAAAGTGCCCAAATTGTAAGAAGCTCTTTTGTTTTCAGTGTAAGAGTCCATGGCATTCGGGTTATCGATGTGATGAGAGGGAAGAGATGAGAGATGTGAATGATATGTTGTTTGGGGAGCTTGTGGAGACCAAGAAGTGGAGTAGATGTCCTAGTTGTGGTCATTGTGTTGAGCTTGTTGAAGGTTGCCCCAATGTTTCTTGCAagtttgttttctctttttga
- the LOC117913860 gene encoding peptidyl-prolyl cis-trans isomerase FKBP16-3, chloroplastic has translation MASSPSSLLLPLGSGFARSLFPAHQSIPGDKIRSLNIRCSNLEVVVKSSRTGEYSDGLMLKRREAIGLVLGVSGIFIDSFDAKAAGLPPEDKPRLCDDACEKELENVPMVTTESGLQYKDIKVGEGPSPPIGFQVAANYVAMVPSGQIFDSSLEKGQLYIFRVGSGQVIKGLDEGILTMKTGGKRRIYIPGPLAFPKGLTSAPGRPRVAANSPVVFDVSLEYIPGLELEEE, from the exons ATGGCTTCTTCTCCTTCATCTCTGCTGCTTCCGCTTG GTTCCGGTTTTGCCAGAAGTTTGTTTCCTGCTCATCAAAGCATTCCTGGAGACAAAATTCGCAGTCTAAATATTCGATGCTCAAATTTGGAAGTAGTAGTTAAATCTTCAAGGACAGGAGAGTATAGTGATGGGTTGATGTTAAAACGCAGGGAAGCGATTGGTTTGGTTCTTGGAGTTTCCGGTATATTCATAGACTCATTTGATGCCAAGGCAGCTGGATTGCCTCCAGAGGATAAGCCACGACTATGTGATGATGCTTGTGAGAAAGAGCTTGAAAAT GTACCTATGGTAACTACAGAATCTGGTTTGCAGTATAAGGATATAAAAGTTGGTGAAGGCCCTAGTCCACCAATTGGTTTTCAG GTGGCTGCAAACTATGTTGCCATGGTTCCGTCTGGACAAATTTTTGACAG TTCCTTGGAGAAAGGTCAGCTTTATATTTTTCGGGTTGGCTCTGGTCAG GTGATCAAAGGACTTGATGAAGGGATATTGACAATGAAAACTGGAGGGAAACGCCGAATCTACATTCCAGGACCA TTGGCATTCCCGAAAGGTCTTACCTCAGCTCCAGGCAGGCCAAGGGTTGCTGCAAACAGTCCAGTTGTTTTCGACGTAAGTTTGGAATACATACCAGGCCTGGAACTGGAGGAAGAGTAA
- the LOC117914319 gene encoding uncharacterized protein LOC117914319, which translates to MGLSASKRVKSSLQNSPKFDSVCDSVYSECLDLSEHAFAGVRPYQLSGASLRLHQSLCDHHPLIKRWVPSPPTQLQVDRALRVVTRSGDSVQDQTLGRVEFKAFEVELFADAVVAGAGQALLRRVPIGVAGIAGVGLVARSGKELVATAIGVYALGVATSVYLGLSG; encoded by the coding sequence atGGGGTTATCAGCTTCGAAGCGAGTCAAGAGTAGCCTTCAGAACTCGCCGAAGTTTGACTCAGTCTGCGACTCGGTCTACTCGGAGTGTCTCGACCTGAGCGAACACGCCTTCGCTGGCGTTCGTCCCTACCAGCTCTCCGGCGCCTCACTGCGGCTCCACCAGTCCCTCTGCGATCACCATCCCCTCATCAAGCGGTGGGTTCCATCTCCTCCGACTCAATTACAGGTCGACCGCGCTCTCCGAGTTGTAACTCGCTCCGGAGACTCGGTCCAGGACCAAACGCTAGGGAGGGTCGAGTTCAAGGCCTTCGAGGTGGAGCTCTTCGCCGACGCCGTCGTGGCCGGCGCAGGACAAGCGTTGCTGCGGCGAGTGCCGATTGGAGTGGCTGGGATTGCAGGAGTTGGGTTGGTGGCTAGGTCAGGGAAGGAGTTGGTGGCCACGGCGATTGGGGTCTACGCGCTTGGTGTTGCTACGTCTGTTTATCTTGGTTTATCTGGCTGA
- the LOC117914017 gene encoding membrane-associated 30 kDa protein, chloroplastic-like isoform X3, which produces MPLNSQIITGMPLASAPASSTSDSVCVVGQPLTSSFFNGGVRVLKVRGARVANSNRSQCSRHGARMSLLDRFARVVKSYANAIISSMEDPEKILEQTVLEMNDDLIKMRQATAQVLASQKRLENKYKAAQQASEDWYRKAQFALEKGDEDLAREALKRRKSYADNASALKAQFDQQKNVIENLVSNTRLLESKIQEAKSKKDTLKARAQSAKTASKVNEMLGNVNTSNALAAFEKMEEKVLTMESQAEALGQLTSDELDGKFALLESSSVDDDLANLKKELSGSSKIHNLFQLLFISMTARDLALLFFCSCFGLVPIER; this is translated from the exons ATGCCCCTGAATTCACAGATAATTACCGGGATGCCCTTGGCGTCTGCACCAGCTTCTTCGACCTCTGACAGCGTCTGTGTCGTTGGGCAACCTCTGACGTCGTCGTTTTTCAATGGTGGAG TGAGAGTTCTAAAAGTTAGGGGAGCACGGGTTGCTAATTCCAATCGATCCCAATGTAGTAGACATGGTGCTCGAATGAGCCTTTTGGATCGATTTGCTAGAGTTGTCAAG TCATATGCAAATGCAATCATTAGTTCCATGGAAGACCCGGAGAAGATCTTAGAACAAACTGTGCTTGAAATGAATGATGACTTGATAAAAATGCGTCAGGCCACAGCACAA GTATTGGCATCTCAAAAGcgattggaaaataaatataaagcgGCACAACAAGCTTCTGAAGATTG GTACCGTAAGGCTCAATTTGCTCTTGAAAAAGGAGATGAGGATCTTGCACGGGAAGCTTTGAAGAGGCGTAAGTCTTATGCT GATAATGCTAGTGCTTTGAAAGCTCAATTTGATCAACAGAAGAATGTCATTGAAAATCTCGTCTCCAATACACGG CTTTTGGAGAGCAAGATACAGGAAGCAAAATCAAAAAAAGATACCTTGAAAGCACGTGCTCAGTCTGCCAA GACTGCAAGCAAAGTGAATGAGATGTTGGGGAATGTCAATACAAGTAATGCACTTGCAGCTTTTGaaaagatggaagaaaaag tGTTGACAATGGAGTCCCAAGCAGAGGCACTGGGCCAGTTAACTTCTGATGAACTTGACGGAAAG TTTGCATTGTTAGAAAGCTCTTCAGTTGATGATGATCTTGCAAACTTGAAGAAAGAACTATCTGGTAGCTCAAAG ATTCACAATCTTTTTCAgcttctcttcatttccatgACAGCCAGGGACTTAGctctcttatttttttgttcctgTTTCGGTTTGGTTCCAATAGAAAGGTGA
- the LOC117914017 gene encoding membrane-associated 30 kDa protein, chloroplastic-like isoform X4, whose amino-acid sequence MPLNSQIITGMPLASAPASSTSDSVCVVGQPLTSSFFNGGVRVLKVRGARVANSNRSQCSRHGARMSLLDRFARVVKSYANAIISSMEDPEKILEQTVLEMNDDLIKMRQATAQVLASQKRLENKYKAAQQASEDWYRKAQFALEKGDEDLAREALKRRKSYADNASALKAQFDQQKNVIENLVSNTRLLESKIQEAKSKKDTLKARAQSAKTASKVNEMLGNVNTSNALAAFEKMEEKVLTMESQAEALGQLTSDELDGKFALLESSSVDDDLANLKKELSGSSKPGT is encoded by the exons ATGCCCCTGAATTCACAGATAATTACCGGGATGCCCTTGGCGTCTGCACCAGCTTCTTCGACCTCTGACAGCGTCTGTGTCGTTGGGCAACCTCTGACGTCGTCGTTTTTCAATGGTGGAG TGAGAGTTCTAAAAGTTAGGGGAGCACGGGTTGCTAATTCCAATCGATCCCAATGTAGTAGACATGGTGCTCGAATGAGCCTTTTGGATCGATTTGCTAGAGTTGTCAAG TCATATGCAAATGCAATCATTAGTTCCATGGAAGACCCGGAGAAGATCTTAGAACAAACTGTGCTTGAAATGAATGATGACTTGATAAAAATGCGTCAGGCCACAGCACAA GTATTGGCATCTCAAAAGcgattggaaaataaatataaagcgGCACAACAAGCTTCTGAAGATTG GTACCGTAAGGCTCAATTTGCTCTTGAAAAAGGAGATGAGGATCTTGCACGGGAAGCTTTGAAGAGGCGTAAGTCTTATGCT GATAATGCTAGTGCTTTGAAAGCTCAATTTGATCAACAGAAGAATGTCATTGAAAATCTCGTCTCCAATACACGG CTTTTGGAGAGCAAGATACAGGAAGCAAAATCAAAAAAAGATACCTTGAAAGCACGTGCTCAGTCTGCCAA GACTGCAAGCAAAGTGAATGAGATGTTGGGGAATGTCAATACAAGTAATGCACTTGCAGCTTTTGaaaagatggaagaaaaag tGTTGACAATGGAGTCCCAAGCAGAGGCACTGGGCCAGTTAACTTCTGATGAACTTGACGGAAAG TTTGCATTGTTAGAAAGCTCTTCAGTTGATGATGATCTTGCAAACTTGAAGAAAGAACTATCTGGTAGCTCAAAG CCAGGGACTTAG
- the LOC117914116 gene encoding DNA-directed RNA polymerases II and V subunit 8A-like — translation MVETFFDDIFVVDGQDPGGKKFDKVSRIEASSEQYDMFMQLDVNIEAYPIQAGEKFRMVLAPTLHLDGADVTDYFTQGERKSLADKFDYVMYGIIYKVSNEGSGPDVKGVIYASFGGLLMILKGDPSNLNKLEVNKRLFLLMKKV, via the exons ATGGTTGAAACAttttttgatgatatttttgtGGTTGACGGACAAGATCCAGGtggtaaaaaatttgataaag TTTCTCGTATTGAAGCATCGAGTGAGCAGTATGACATGTTCATGCAACTAGATGTGAACATAGAGGCATATCCTATTCAGGCTGGGGAGAAATTCAGAATGGTGTTAGCTCCCACTCTGCATTTGGATGGAGCAGATGTCACTGACTATTTTACTCAG GGTGAGCGGAAGTCACTTGCAGACAAATTTGATTATGTCATGTATGGGATAATATATAAAGTCTCAAATGAAGGTTCAGGACCTGATGTTAAAGG GGTGATATATGCCTCATTTGGTGGCCTTCTGATGATTCTCAAAGGTGACCCCTCCAATTTGAATAAATTAGAAGTCAATAAAAGGTTATTTCTTCTCATGAAGAAGGTATGA
- the LOC117914017 gene encoding probable membrane-associated 30 kDa protein, chloroplastic isoform X2, whose product MPLNSQIITGMPLASAPASSTSDSVCVVGQPLTSSFFNGGVRVLKVRGARVANSNRSQCSRHGARMSLLDRFARVVKSYANAIISSMEDPEKILEQTVLEMNDDLIKMRQATAQVLASQKRLENKYKAAQQASEDWYRKAQFALEKGDEDLAREALKRRKSYADNASALKAQFDQQKNVIENLVSNTRLLESKIQEAKSKKDTLKARAQSAKTASKVNEMLGNVNTSNALAAFEKMEEKVLTMESQAEALGQLTSDELDGKFALLESSSVDDDLANLKKELSGSSKKGELPPGRASVSSTSMALPFQDTEVERELNELRQKAKDS is encoded by the exons ATGCCCCTGAATTCACAGATAATTACCGGGATGCCCTTGGCGTCTGCACCAGCTTCTTCGACCTCTGACAGCGTCTGTGTCGTTGGGCAACCTCTGACGTCGTCGTTTTTCAATGGTGGAG TGAGAGTTCTAAAAGTTAGGGGAGCACGGGTTGCTAATTCCAATCGATCCCAATGTAGTAGACATGGTGCTCGAATGAGCCTTTTGGATCGATTTGCTAGAGTTGTCAAG TCATATGCAAATGCAATCATTAGTTCCATGGAAGACCCGGAGAAGATCTTAGAACAAACTGTGCTTGAAATGAATGATGACTTGATAAAAATGCGTCAGGCCACAGCACAA GTATTGGCATCTCAAAAGcgattggaaaataaatataaagcgGCACAACAAGCTTCTGAAGATTG GTACCGTAAGGCTCAATTTGCTCTTGAAAAAGGAGATGAGGATCTTGCACGGGAAGCTTTGAAGAGGCGTAAGTCTTATGCT GATAATGCTAGTGCTTTGAAAGCTCAATTTGATCAACAGAAGAATGTCATTGAAAATCTCGTCTCCAATACACGG CTTTTGGAGAGCAAGATACAGGAAGCAAAATCAAAAAAAGATACCTTGAAAGCACGTGCTCAGTCTGCCAA GACTGCAAGCAAAGTGAATGAGATGTTGGGGAATGTCAATACAAGTAATGCACTTGCAGCTTTTGaaaagatggaagaaaaag tGTTGACAATGGAGTCCCAAGCAGAGGCACTGGGCCAGTTAACTTCTGATGAACTTGACGGAAAG TTTGCATTGTTAGAAAGCTCTTCAGTTGATGATGATCTTGCAAACTTGAAGAAAGAACTATCTGGTAGCTCAAAG AAAGGTGAGCTTCCACCTGGAAGAGCATCTGTTAGCAGCACAAGCATGGCATTGCCATTTCAAGACACTGAAGTTGAGAGGGAGCTCAATGAATTGAGGCAAAAGGCAAAGGATTCCTAG